Proteins encoded by one window of Streptomyces sp. NBC_01571:
- a CDS encoding DegV family protein gives MSRHVAIVTDSTAYLPPRTMERHGITAVPLTVVLGDQALEEGTEISARSLAQALQKRRPVTTSRPSPEVFAATYRALAESGATGIVSLHLSADISGTYDAAVLAAREAPVPVRVVDTGMVAMALGFCALAAAQSAEAGGTVDEAVTAAEKRASGTSTYFYVDTLDYLRRGGRIGAAQALLGSALAVKPLLQLDGGRIELLEKVRTAAKAIARLEEIVVERAGSAQVDIAVHHLAAAERASALADRLRVRVPGLADLHVSEVGAVIGAHTGPGLLGAVVSPR, from the coding sequence ATGTCCCGCCATGTCGCGATCGTCACCGATTCAACGGCCTACCTGCCGCCCCGGACGATGGAGCGCCACGGCATCACCGCGGTGCCCCTGACCGTGGTCCTCGGCGACCAGGCGCTCGAAGAAGGCACCGAGATCTCGGCCCGCTCCCTGGCCCAGGCACTCCAGAAGCGGCGCCCCGTCACCACGTCCCGGCCCAGCCCCGAGGTCTTCGCCGCCACCTACCGCGCGCTCGCCGAGTCGGGTGCGACCGGCATCGTCTCCCTCCATCTGTCCGCCGACATCTCCGGCACCTACGACGCCGCGGTCCTCGCGGCGCGTGAGGCGCCCGTGCCCGTGCGCGTGGTGGACACCGGGATGGTCGCGATGGCCCTCGGGTTCTGCGCACTGGCCGCGGCCCAGTCCGCGGAGGCGGGAGGCACCGTCGACGAGGCGGTCACGGCCGCGGAGAAGCGGGCCTCCGGCACCTCCACGTACTTCTACGTCGACACCCTCGACTATCTGCGCCGCGGCGGCCGGATCGGTGCGGCGCAGGCGCTGCTCGGCTCCGCGCTCGCGGTGAAGCCGCTGCTGCAACTGGACGGCGGCCGCATCGAACTCCTGGAGAAGGTACGCACAGCCGCGAAGGCGATCGCCCGCCTGGAGGAGATCGTGGTCGAGCGCGCCGGCAGCGCCCAGGTCGACATCGCCGTCCATCACCTGGCCGCCGCCGAGCGGGCGTCCGCCCTCGCGGACCGGTTGCGGGTACGGGTGCCGGGTCTGGCCGATCTGCATGTGAGTGAGGTCGGGGCGGTGATCGGGGCGCACACCGGGCCCGGGTTGTTGGGGGCGGTCGTCTCGCCTCGGTGA
- the leuS gene encoding leucine--tRNA ligase: MSETNPAAASEVAAPHRYTAAMAAEIEARWQDFWDAEGTYEAPNPSGDLAGDPALAAKPKKFIMDMFPYPSGAGLHVGHPLGYIATDVFARFQRMTGHNVLHTLGFDAFGLPAEQYAVQTGTHPRVSTEANMENMKVQLRALGLGHDKRRSFATIDPDYYKWTQWIFLQIFNSWYDDEAGKARPISALIAQFESGDRAVAGADGHARAWNELTAVERADTLSEYRLAYASDAPVNWCPGLGTVLANEEVTADGRSERGNFPVFKAKLRQWNMRITAYADRLLDDLEALDWPEAIKLQQRNWIGRSEGARVDFPVDGDAITVFTTRQDTLFGATYMVLAPEHPLVDKFVPAAWPEGTHEVWTGAHATPAEAVAAYRAQAASKSDVERQAEAKDKTGVFTGVYATNPVSGERIPVFIADYVLMGYGTGAIMAVPAHDTRDFAFARAFELPMRCVVEPSDDRGTDPSTWDDAFASYDAKIVNSSGAEISLDGLGVVDAKARITEWLARRGIGEGTVNFRLRDWLFSRQRYWGEPFPIVYDEDGVAHALPESMLPLELPEVEDYSPRTFDPDDANTSPETPLSRNEDWVDVTLDLGDGRGPQKYRRETNTMPNWAGSCWYELRYLDPHNDQKLVDPAIEQYWMGPREGQPTGGVDLYVGGAEHAVLHLLYARFWSKVLFDLGHVSSAEPFHKLFNQGMIQAFVYRDSRGIAVPAAEVEERDGAYYYQGEKVSRLLGKMGKSLKNAVTPDEICDEYGADTLRLYEMAMGPLDVSRPWDTRAVVGQYRLLQRLWRNVVDETTGSVTVVEDDADEDTLRVLHKAIDGVRQDLEGLRFNTAIAKVTELNNHLTKAGGPVSRTVAEALVLLIAPLAPHIAEELWRKLGHSDTVVHQDFPVADPAYVVDEAVTCVVQIKGKVKARLEVSPSISDAELEKIALADEKVVAALDGAGIRKVIVRAPKLVNIVTG, from the coding sequence ATGAGCGAGACGAACCCCGCTGCCGCCTCCGAGGTGGCAGCGCCGCACCGCTACACGGCCGCGATGGCCGCGGAGATCGAGGCACGCTGGCAGGACTTCTGGGACGCCGAGGGCACGTACGAGGCGCCGAACCCCAGTGGTGACCTGGCCGGCGATCCCGCGCTGGCCGCGAAGCCCAAGAAGTTCATCATGGACATGTTCCCGTACCCCTCCGGGGCGGGCCTGCACGTCGGCCACCCGCTGGGCTACATCGCCACCGACGTGTTCGCCCGCTTCCAGCGGATGACCGGTCACAACGTCCTGCACACCCTGGGCTTCGACGCCTTCGGCCTGCCCGCGGAGCAGTACGCCGTGCAGACCGGCACGCACCCGCGCGTGTCCACCGAGGCCAACATGGAGAACATGAAGGTCCAGCTGCGCGCGCTGGGCCTGGGCCACGACAAGCGCCGGTCCTTCGCGACGATCGACCCGGACTACTACAAGTGGACCCAGTGGATCTTCCTGCAGATCTTCAACTCCTGGTACGACGACGAGGCCGGCAAGGCCCGTCCGATCTCCGCGCTGATCGCCCAGTTCGAGAGCGGCGACCGCGCCGTCGCGGGCGCTGACGGCCACGCGCGCGCGTGGAACGAGCTGACCGCCGTCGAGCGCGCCGACACCCTGAGCGAGTACCGGCTGGCGTACGCCTCCGACGCGCCCGTCAACTGGTGCCCCGGGCTGGGCACCGTACTGGCCAACGAGGAGGTCACCGCGGACGGCCGCTCCGAGCGCGGCAACTTCCCCGTCTTCAAGGCCAAGCTGCGGCAGTGGAACATGCGGATCACGGCGTACGCCGACCGCCTGCTGGACGACCTGGAAGCGCTGGACTGGCCCGAGGCCATCAAGCTGCAGCAGCGCAACTGGATCGGCCGCTCCGAAGGCGCCCGGGTCGACTTCCCGGTCGACGGCGACGCCATCACGGTCTTCACCACGCGTCAGGACACCCTGTTCGGCGCCACCTACATGGTGCTGGCCCCCGAGCACCCGCTGGTCGACAAGTTCGTCCCGGCGGCCTGGCCCGAGGGCACCCACGAGGTGTGGACCGGCGCGCACGCGACCCCGGCCGAGGCCGTCGCCGCCTACCGCGCGCAGGCCGCCTCGAAGTCGGACGTCGAGCGCCAGGCCGAGGCCAAGGACAAGACCGGCGTCTTCACCGGCGTGTACGCCACCAACCCGGTCAGCGGCGAGCGGATCCCCGTCTTCATCGCCGACTACGTACTGATGGGCTACGGCACCGGCGCCATCATGGCCGTCCCGGCGCACGACACCCGCGACTTCGCGTTCGCGCGCGCCTTCGAGCTGCCGATGCGCTGCGTCGTCGAGCCGAGCGACGACCGGGGCACCGACCCCTCGACCTGGGACGACGCCTTCGCCTCGTACGACGCGAAGATCGTCAACTCCTCGGGTGCCGAGATCTCCCTGGACGGCCTGGGCGTCGTCGACGCCAAGGCGCGCATCACCGAGTGGCTGGCCCGCAGGGGCATCGGCGAGGGCACCGTCAACTTCCGGCTGCGCGACTGGCTGTTCAGCCGGCAGCGCTACTGGGGCGAGCCCTTCCCGATCGTCTACGACGAGGACGGCGTCGCCCACGCGCTGCCCGAGTCGATGCTGCCCCTGGAGCTGCCGGAGGTCGAGGACTACTCACCGCGCACCTTCGACCCGGACGACGCGAACACCTCCCCGGAGACGCCGCTGTCCCGCAACGAGGACTGGGTCGACGTCACCCTGGACCTGGGCGACGGCCGCGGCCCGCAGAAGTACCGCCGCGAGACCAACACCATGCCGAACTGGGCCGGTTCCTGCTGGTACGAACTGCGCTACCTGGACCCGCACAACGATCAGAAGCTGGTCGACCCGGCCATCGAGCAGTACTGGATGGGCCCGCGCGAGGGCCAGCCCACCGGCGGCGTCGACCTGTACGTCGGCGGCGCCGAGCACGCCGTGCTGCACCTGCTGTACGCGCGCTTCTGGTCGAAGGTCCTGTTCGACCTGGGCCATGTCTCCTCGGCGGAGCCCTTCCACAAGCTGTTCAACCAGGGCATGATCCAGGCCTTCGTGTACCGCGACAGCCGCGGCATCGCCGTGCCCGCCGCCGAGGTGGAGGAGCGCGACGGCGCGTACTACTACCAGGGCGAGAAGGTCTCCCGGCTGCTGGGCAAGATGGGCAAGTCCCTGAAGAACGCGGTCACTCCGGACGAGATCTGCGACGAGTACGGCGCGGACACGCTGCGTCTGTACGAGATGGCGATGGGCCCCCTGGACGTGTCGCGACCGTGGGACACGCGCGCGGTGGTCGGCCAGTACCGGCTGCTGCAGCGCCTGTGGCGCAACGTCGTCGACGAGACGACCGGTTCGGTCACCGTCGTCGAGGACGACGCGGACGAGGACACGCTGCGGGTCCTGCACAAGGCGATCGACGGCGTGCGCCAGGACCTGGAAGGCCTGCGCTTCAACACGGCCATCGCCAAGGTCACCGAGCTGAACAACCACCTGACCAAGGCGGGCGGCCCGGTGTCGCGCACGGTCGCCGAGGCACTGGTGCTGCTGATCGCGCCGCTGGCCCCGCACATCGCCGAGGAGCTGTGGCGCAAGCTGGGCCACTCGGACACGGTGGTCCACCAGGACTTCCCCGTGGCCGATCCGGCGTACGTCGTGGACGAGGCCGTGACCTGCGTCGTGCAGATCAAGGGCAAGGTCAAGGCGCGCCTGGAGGTCTCCCCGTCGATCTCCGACGCGGAGCTGGAGAAGATCGCGCTGGCCGATGAGAAGGTCGTCGCGGCGCTGGACGGCGCCGGCATCCGCAAGGTGATCGTGCGGGCGCCGAAGCTGGTGAACATCGTTACGGGCTAG
- a CDS encoding cytochrome b/b6 domain-containing protein → MNPRRNGSTLSRPGRSAYGVATAVILLLIPVVVLAGGNGVRDFLNFGAGVLSLVALSCSVIWGLVATDRLFLNTRQRLVAQAVHRTTAVSSVAFLLLHITVKLALDHTVLIAALIPFSLGVSGTAGLIGFGSLAGLLMIFTAITGALRSAFASPAPVAARWRAMHMLAYPAWCSALIHGLYAGRQAKPIFTILYSLCLVAVMAALALRSAPAPYKRKVADRVLALLGEGNGFSARMAREEQLTASRAARAENNAPGFAPRPAQQPTGDSFVPPQRTPGPEQSLYQTPVDPAAAGGTPGFAAAYRAVSGTPGGNPAGAAPTERFQMPMNTQPTETFPRADGSSPSGSWPIPSPPPVGEAPRSAYDPLADTGYNIPVYDNSATAAYRTSDVYDTGETNPAFGTYNTNDTYDSGPTTDVLPGAFDAPGSGEPWNAPSGGFK, encoded by the coding sequence ATGAACCCTCGTCGTAATGGCAGCACCCTTTCCCGCCCAGGTCGCTCCGCCTATGGAGTGGCCACCGCTGTCATTCTGCTTCTCATACCCGTGGTCGTACTGGCAGGAGGCAACGGAGTCCGGGACTTCCTCAACTTCGGCGCCGGCGTGCTGTCGCTGGTCGCGCTCTCCTGCTCCGTCATCTGGGGGCTGGTGGCGACCGACCGGCTGTTCCTGAACACCCGCCAACGCCTGGTGGCGCAGGCGGTGCACCGCACGACCGCCGTCTCCTCGGTCGCCTTCCTGCTGCTGCACATCACGGTCAAGCTGGCGCTCGACCACACCGTGCTGATCGCCGCCCTGATCCCCTTCAGCCTCGGCGTCTCCGGGACGGCCGGACTCATCGGCTTCGGCTCCCTGGCCGGACTGCTCATGATCTTCACGGCCATCACCGGCGCGCTGCGCAGCGCCTTCGCGTCCCCGGCCCCGGTCGCGGCCCGCTGGCGCGCGATGCACATGCTGGCCTACCCGGCCTGGTGCTCCGCGCTGATCCACGGCCTCTACGCGGGTCGACAGGCGAAGCCGATCTTCACGATCCTGTACAGCCTGTGCCTGGTCGCGGTCATGGCCGCACTCGCCCTGCGCTCGGCGCCCGCCCCCTACAAGCGCAAGGTCGCCGACCGGGTCCTCGCGCTCCTCGGTGAAGGCAACGGCTTCAGCGCCCGCATGGCACGCGAGGAGCAGCTGACGGCATCCCGCGCCGCCCGGGCCGAGAACAACGCGCCGGGCTTCGCGCCACGCCCCGCCCAGCAGCCCACGGGAGACTCCTTCGTGCCGCCGCAGCGCACCCCGGGCCCCGAGCAGTCGCTCTACCAGACCCCGGTGGACCCCGCCGCCGCGGGCGGGACGCCCGGATTCGCGGCCGCCTACCGGGCCGTGTCGGGTACGCCCGGCGGGAACCCCGCGGGGGCCGCGCCGACCGAGCGCTTCCAGATGCCGATGAACACGCAGCCCACGGAGACGTTTCCGCGCGCCGACGGCAGCAGCCCGTCGGGCAGTTGGCCCATCCCCTCGCCGCCGCCGGTCGGCGAGGCACCCCGCTCCGCGTACGACCCGCTGGCGGACACGGGATACAACATCCCCGTCTACGACAATTCGGCCACGGCCGCGTACCGCACGAGTGATGTGTACGACACCGGTGAGACGAACCCCGCCTTCGGCACGTACAACACCAACGACACGTACGACAGCGGTCCCACGACTGACGTACTGCCGGGTGCCTTCGACGCTCCTGGCTCCGGTGAACCATGGAACGCCCCTTCCGGAGGCTTTAAGTGA
- a CDS encoding NADH-quinone oxidoreductase subunit NuoF family protein has product MNEALPDVPEVRVVGLPQLTSGFDLVERLDLPMHLKVHGPLEPMGGEQLAGLAEAIGLKGRGGAGFPFAKKLRSVAESAISKGIRPVVVVNGSEDEPACRKDTVLINRAPHLILDGALLAAEAMGARTLVIGVTRESTQRSMEAALAERGLSDRRGSPLRARVQRNPVRMVTGAAASLIRSIDGGPAIPPGRKISASQTGVGGAPTLLSNAETFAQLAIAARIGPDRYRNTGLYDEPGTVLLTVSGAVARPMVIEVPTGVPLRYVLQLAGAPPTPQGVLTGGYHGKWLDAAMVNEAIVSRNSLDAVGGALGAGAILPITQETCPLGESLRVAQWLAEESAGQCGPCYLGLPAAARGLEDILNGGGPAALEAVKQVAKAVKRRGACSHPDGSAMFIESTIKAFTDDLAAHVLGNGCGRPVEGVLPLFEGGQTPTGIPGGQAQEEAGPSRQKIYVDWTLCRGHGLCADILPEVFELGADGFPTVAQAQVPRYAEAKALRAVRRCPALALRIEEDTRSSAPARNNLPVLSQRRGRRALGSGR; this is encoded by the coding sequence GTGAACGAGGCCCTGCCCGACGTCCCGGAGGTCCGCGTCGTCGGACTTCCGCAGCTCACGTCGGGTTTCGACCTGGTTGAACGGCTCGATCTGCCCATGCACCTCAAGGTGCACGGGCCGCTCGAGCCGATGGGCGGTGAACAGCTCGCGGGCCTCGCCGAGGCGATCGGCCTGAAGGGCCGCGGCGGCGCGGGCTTCCCCTTCGCCAAGAAACTGCGCTCGGTCGCCGAGTCGGCCATCAGCAAGGGCATCCGGCCCGTGGTGGTCGTCAACGGGAGCGAGGACGAACCCGCCTGCCGCAAGGACACGGTGCTCATCAACCGTGCCCCGCACCTCATCCTGGACGGAGCACTGCTGGCCGCGGAGGCCATGGGTGCGCGCACCCTGGTCATCGGCGTGACGCGTGAGTCCACCCAGAGGTCCATGGAGGCGGCGCTGGCCGAACGCGGCCTGAGCGACCGGCGCGGATCGCCTCTTCGCGCGCGCGTGCAGCGCAATCCGGTACGCATGGTGACCGGGGCCGCGGCCTCGCTCATCCGCTCCATCGACGGCGGCCCGGCCATCCCGCCCGGCCGCAAGATCAGTGCGTCGCAGACCGGCGTCGGCGGCGCTCCCACGCTGCTGTCGAACGCCGAGACGTTCGCCCAGCTGGCCATCGCCGCCCGCATCGGCCCCGACCGGTACCGCAACACCGGCCTGTACGACGAGCCCGGCACCGTCTTGCTCACCGTCTCCGGCGCCGTCGCGCGCCCCATGGTGATCGAGGTCCCGACCGGCGTACCGCTGCGGTACGTGCTCCAGCTCGCCGGCGCCCCGCCCACCCCGCAGGGCGTGCTGACCGGCGGCTACCACGGCAAGTGGCTGGACGCGGCGATGGTCAACGAGGCGATCGTCTCGCGCAACTCCCTGGACGCCGTGGGCGGCGCGCTCGGCGCCGGCGCCATCCTCCCGATCACCCAGGAGACGTGCCCGCTGGGCGAGTCGCTCCGAGTGGCGCAGTGGCTGGCCGAGGAGAGCGCGGGACAGTGCGGTCCCTGCTACCTCGGCCTGCCCGCCGCGGCGCGTGGTCTCGAGGACATCCTCAACGGCGGCGGTCCGGCCGCGCTGGAGGCCGTGAAGCAGGTCGCCAAGGCCGTGAAGCGACGCGGTGCGTGCTCCCACCCGGACGGCTCGGCGATGTTCATCGAGTCGACGATCAAGGCGTTCACCGACGACCTCGCCGCGCACGTCCTCGGAAACGGCTGCGGAAGGCCCGTGGAGGGCGTTCTGCCGCTCTTCGAGGGCGGCCAGACCCCGACGGGCATCCCGGGCGGCCAGGCGCAGGAGGAGGCGGGCCCCAGCCGCCAGAAGATCTACGTCGACTGGACGCTGTGCCGCGGGCACGGCCTGTGCGCGGACATCCTGCCCGAGGTCTTCGAGCTCGGCGCGGACGGGTTCCCCACCGTCGCGCAGGCACAGGTCCCCCGGTACGCGGAGGCGAAGGCGCTGCGGGCCGTACGCCGCTGCCCGGCGCTCGCCCTGCGCATCGAGGAGGACACCAGATCCTCCGCACCGGCACGCAACAACCTGCCGGTGCTGTCCCAGCGCCGTGGCCGCCGGGCGCTGGGCAGCGGCCGCTGA
- a CDS encoding glycosyltransferase 87 family protein, which translates to MTVIALPRVRRHASVALGTCLLSFAAFWCAQRAAHVSMIDLTVYRAEGATVRAGGDLYALRTTEAHLPTTYPPFAALLFTPLTLLDTADLRTAATAGNLALLVAFVTLSLRLVGHARVESVWWVSAAAVWCEPVWTTLRYGQVNLLLGVLVLWDLTGRPGRRWAGAGIGIAAAVKLTPALFAVFLLTAGLVEHARRGSGGPRLRHARGAAVAFTGATLLAAAVLPYDSWRFWSRMVFETGRVGLVEDTANQSLRGVMARLLHSAHPGLWWIAAAAVVGSLGLTAAVAAELRGLRAWAVTACAVTALLVSPVSWSHHWVWCVPLTLLLATRGRASAVATAVAFCSYALWWVPHGPGRLELHQNGVQSTLSALYAGAGCAFLALLGVRLSRTSRSA; encoded by the coding sequence GTGACCGTGATCGCCCTCCCTCGTGTCCGCCGCCACGCGTCCGTCGCCCTGGGGACCTGCCTGTTGTCGTTCGCCGCCTTCTGGTGCGCGCAGCGGGCCGCGCACGTGTCGATGATCGACCTGACGGTGTACCGGGCGGAGGGCGCGACCGTACGCGCGGGCGGCGACCTCTACGCGCTGCGCACGACCGAGGCCCATCTGCCCACGACGTACCCCCCGTTCGCGGCGCTGCTGTTCACACCGCTGACCCTGCTCGACACGGCGGACCTGCGGACGGCGGCGACGGCCGGGAACCTGGCCCTTCTCGTGGCTTTCGTGACGCTCTCGCTGCGGCTCGTCGGCCACGCGCGCGTGGAGAGCGTGTGGTGGGTGTCGGCGGCGGCCGTGTGGTGCGAGCCGGTGTGGACGACGCTGCGCTACGGGCAGGTCAACCTGCTGCTCGGCGTGTTGGTGCTGTGGGACCTGACCGGGCGGCCCGGACGGCGCTGGGCCGGGGCGGGCATCGGGATCGCCGCGGCGGTCAAACTGACCCCGGCGCTCTTCGCGGTGTTCCTGCTGACCGCCGGCCTCGTGGAACACGCGCGCCGGGGCAGCGGAGGCCCCCGGCTGCGCCACGCGCGCGGGGCGGCCGTCGCGTTCACCGGGGCGACGCTGCTCGCGGCCGCCGTCCTGCCGTACGACTCGTGGCGCTTCTGGAGCCGGATGGTCTTCGAGACGGGCCGGGTCGGGCTGGTGGAGGACACCGCGAACCAGTCGCTGCGCGGGGTCATGGCCCGGCTGCTGCACAGCGCGCATCCCGGCCTCTGGTGGATCGCCGCGGCTGCCGTGGTGGGGTCCCTGGGCCTCACGGCCGCCGTCGCCGCGGAACTGCGCGGGCTGCGGGCCTGGGCGGTGACCGCCTGCGCGGTGACGGCACTGCTGGTCAGTCCGGTGTCCTGGTCGCACCACTGGGTCTGGTGCGTGCCGCTGACGCTGCTCCTCGCGACGCGCGGGAGGGCGTCTGCCGTCGCCACCGCCGTGGCGTTCTGCTCGTACGCGCTGTGGTGGGTCCCGCACGGCCCGGGCAGGCTCGAACTGCACCAGAACGGCGTCCAGTCGACGCTGTCGGCCCTCTACGCGGGAGCCGGCTGCGCCTTCCTGGCCCTGCTCGGGGTCAGGCTGTCGCGAACGAGTAGAAGCGCTTGA
- a CDS encoding histidine phosphatase family protein, giving the protein MTAGAGRKPGRGRRVILWRHGQTSWNVESRFQGSTDVELTETGIGQARRAARLLASLEPDAIIASDLRRAAATAAELAELTGLDVTHDEALRETYAGVWQGLTHEEILGRYGDEYAAWKRGEPVRRGGGELESEVADRAAPVVLRHVDKLPEDGTLVVVSHGGTIRTTIGRLLGLESQHWESLGGLSNCCWSVLGRGARGWRLLEHNAGTLPEPVLGDDD; this is encoded by the coding sequence GTGACCGCCGGGGCCGGCAGGAAGCCGGGCCGGGGCCGCCGCGTCATCCTCTGGCGGCACGGCCAGACCTCCTGGAACGTGGAAAGCCGCTTCCAGGGCTCCACGGACGTCGAGCTCACCGAGACCGGCATCGGCCAGGCCCGGCGCGCTGCCCGGCTGCTCGCCTCGCTGGAGCCCGACGCGATCATCGCCTCGGACCTCCGGCGCGCCGCCGCCACGGCCGCCGAGCTGGCCGAGCTCACCGGCCTCGACGTCACCCACGACGAGGCCCTGCGGGAGACCTACGCGGGCGTCTGGCAGGGGCTGACGCACGAGGAGATCCTCGGCCGGTACGGCGACGAGTACGCCGCCTGGAAGCGCGGAGAGCCCGTGCGCCGCGGCGGGGGAGAACTGGAGTCCGAGGTCGCCGACCGCGCCGCCCCCGTGGTGCTGCGGCACGTCGACAAACTCCCCGAGGACGGCACCCTCGTGGTCGTCAGTCACGGCGGCACGATCCGTACGACCATCGGGCGTCTGCTCGGCCTGGAGTCTCAGCACTGGGAGAGTCTCGGCGGCCTCTCCAACTGCTGCTGGTCCGTCCTCGGACGGGGCGCGCGGGGCTGGCGACTGCTGGAGCACAACGCCGGCACACTGCCGGAGCCGGTGCTCGGAGACGACGACTGA
- the rsfS gene encoding ribosome silencing factor, protein MTATDRSIELINTAAQAAADKLAHDIIAYDVSDVLSITDAFLLASAPNDRQVKSIVDEIEERLNKELGVKPVRREGDREARWVLLDYVDIVVHVQHSEERVFYALERLWKDCPELDLPADAKATRGKTAEHAKLQAEEDSAELEELR, encoded by the coding sequence GTGACCGCCACGGACCGCTCCATCGAGCTCATCAACACCGCCGCACAGGCGGCCGCCGACAAGCTCGCGCACGACATCATCGCCTACGACGTCAGCGATGTGCTCTCGATCACCGACGCCTTCCTGCTGGCGTCCGCACCCAACGACCGCCAGGTCAAGTCGATCGTCGACGAGATCGAGGAGCGCCTGAACAAGGAGCTCGGCGTCAAGCCGGTGCGCCGCGAGGGTGACCGCGAGGCCCGCTGGGTGCTGCTCGACTACGTCGACATCGTCGTGCACGTCCAGCACAGCGAGGAGCGCGTCTTCTACGCCCTGGAGCGGCTCTGGAAGGACTGCCCGGAGCTGGACCTGCCGGCCGACGCCAAGGCCACCCGGGGCAAGACCGCCGAGCACGCCAAGCTGCAGGCCGAGGAGGACTCCGCCGAACTGGAGGAGCTGCGGTGA
- a CDS encoding LCP family protein, translated as MNDRYDGYAGGDQYELVGYDEFGQPVYRQVPPQQSQQNYDPYAQPQQPQQSQGYGYDPYATGGSAYDTGRQSASSYDTGQQTSVPAYDPYAPYGAGAPAPEGADTAYDPYGQSARTSQTPHTAHSAHTTQTERGGQTGRTGQPGRTGRAAQDGPAGYGGHGGQTPGTAGAASTGQQPRVAEQTAYIPQQAGPAEDGGPRADRDYRTEQFAFVEEQEAESEDVIDWLKFTENRTERREEARRRARGRIVALIVVFALVVVGGVGYLWYAGKLPGTSSHDKPATTTASSAQNRDVLVVHLHDTKGGGTSTALLVDNTTTKQGTTVLLPNSLALTGDDGSTTTLAKSVDDDGSSGTQDAIDTVLGTDIQGTWRLDTPYLSNLVELVGNIDITTNTAVPDPDAKKKGEPPLVKKGEDQTLGGKAAVAYATYRAPGEAQNAQLERFGQVMQGVLRKVSSDKQAATTTVQTLAQILDPPLTDQDLGVFLAKLADLAKGGDYKTALLPVQQDGTLSESATDSVVKDVLGGTAKSPDAGAAVRVGIRNATGVKSATEKARVVLVNGGYTFLDSGTAAAAQSVSRVTYADAAKKNDAVEVAKTLGLPTGAVTRGKATSNADVSVVLGQDYKVSTSAG; from the coding sequence GTGAACGACCGATACGACGGATACGCGGGCGGCGACCAGTACGAGCTCGTCGGCTACGACGAGTTCGGGCAGCCTGTGTACCGGCAGGTGCCGCCCCAGCAGTCCCAGCAGAACTACGACCCGTACGCGCAGCCCCAACAGCCCCAGCAGTCGCAGGGCTACGGCTATGACCCGTACGCGACCGGCGGGTCGGCCTACGACACCGGCCGGCAGTCGGCGTCCTCCTACGACACCGGTCAGCAGACGTCCGTCCCGGCGTACGACCCCTACGCCCCGTACGGGGCCGGCGCGCCCGCGCCCGAGGGGGCGGATACGGCGTACGACCCCTACGGGCAGTCGGCCCGGACGTCCCAGACCCCCCACACGGCGCACTCCGCTCACACGACGCAGACCGAGCGCGGCGGACAGACCGGACGGACGGGGCAGCCGGGTCGGACCGGCCGGGCGGCTCAGGACGGGCCCGCCGGCTACGGCGGCCACGGCGGGCAGACCCCGGGCACGGCCGGTGCCGCGAGCACCGGGCAGCAGCCGCGGGTCGCCGAGCAGACCGCGTACATCCCGCAGCAGGCGGGCCCCGCGGAGGACGGCGGGCCGCGGGCCGACCGGGACTACCGCACCGAGCAGTTCGCGTTCGTCGAGGAGCAGGAAGCCGAGTCCGAAGACGTCATCGACTGGCTGAAGTTCACCGAGAACCGCACCGAGCGCCGCGAGGAGGCCCGCCGCCGCGCCCGCGGCCGGATCGTCGCCCTGATCGTGGTGTTCGCCCTCGTCGTGGTCGGCGGTGTCGGCTACCTCTGGTACGCGGGCAAGCTGCCCGGCACCTCCTCGCACGACAAGCCCGCCACGACGACGGCGTCGAGCGCCCAGAACCGCGACGTGCTCGTCGTCCACCTGCACGACACGAAGGGCGGCGGCACCTCCACGGCGCTGCTCGTCGACAACACCACCACCAAGCAGGGCACCACCGTCCTGCTGCCCAACTCCCTTGCCCTGACGGGCGACGACGGCTCGACGACCACACTCGCCAAGTCCGTCGACGACGACGGTTCGTCCGGGACGCAGGACGCGATCGACACGGTGCTGGGGACCGACATCCAGGGCACCTGGCGTCTCGACACCCCCTACCTCAGCAACCTCGTCGAACTCGTCGGCAACATCGACATCACCACCAACACCGCCGTGCCCGACCCCGACGCCAAGAAGAAGGGCGAGCCGCCCCTCGTGAAGAAGGGCGAGGACCAGACCCTCGGCGGCAAGGCGGCCGTCGCGTACGCGACCTACCGGGCCCCCGGTGAGGCCCAGAACGCCCAGCTGGAGCGGTTCGGGCAGGTCATGCAGGGCGTGCTGCGCAAGGTGTCGTCCGACAAGCAGGCCGCGACGACCACCGTGCAGACCCTCGCGCAGATCCTCGACCCGCCGCTGACCGACCAGGACCTCGGCGTCTTCCTCGCCAAGCTCGCCGACCTCGCCAAGGGCGGCGACTACAAGACGGCGCTGCTGCCCGTGCAGCAGGACGGCACCCTGAGCGAGAGCGCCACCGACAGCGTGGTCAAGGACGTGCTCGGCGGTACCGCCAAGAGCCCCGACGCCGGCGCCGCAGTCCGTGTCGGCATCAGGAACGCCACCGGCGTGAAGTCCGCCACGGAGAAGGCCCGCGTCGTCCTGGTCAACGGCGGCTACACCTTCCTGGACTCCGGCACCGCCGCCGCGGCCCAGAGTGTGTCCCGGGTCACCTACGCCGACGCCGCCAAGAAGAACGACGCCGTCGAGGTCGCGAAGACCCTGGGCCTGCCGACCGGCGCCGTGACGAGGGGCAAGGCGACGTCCAACGCGGACGTGTCCGTGGTCCTGGGCCAGGACTACAAGGTGAGCACCTCGGCCGGGTGA